TCGCGGCGACGCTGATCACGGCGCCGTCCGGAACGGCCACGCCCGCCGACAGCGTCTCGATGCGCCCCGTCAGCCTCACCGTCGACGGCGAGACCGCCACCGGCCGCGTCTACGAACCCGACGGCGGCGCACGGGGTTTGATCGTCGCCGTGCACGGGCACGACGGCAGCGCCGCCGACTTCCCGGAGTACCTGAGCTCGATCGTCCGCGCCACCGGCGCGGCTCTGATCACCATGGACCAGCGGTCCGAGAGCAGTGTCTGGCGCACCGGCGAATGGAACGTGTGGGCCGGCTGGCGCGACACCGTCGCCGCCACCCAGTGGTATCGCGGCGACCATCCCGGTGGCCCCACCATCCTGTGGGGCTGGAGCCAAGGCGGTGTCACCAGCGGCCTCGCCGCCGCCTACGCGCCGCCCGGCACCTACGACTACTGGGTCGACACCTTCGGCCACGCCGGCGACGTGACCGCCTGGCTGGAAGCCAATCTCGCCGGCAAATCCCTCCGCCCCGAAATCGAACGCGACGCCGGCAACTGCACCCCCTTCACCTGCCCCCAGGCCTACATCGACCGCTCCCCGGTCCTCATGGCCAACCGCATCGCCGTCGCCCGCGCCATCCTCCTGCACGGCACCGCCGACCCCCTGGTCCCCTACTCCTCCTCCCTCGAAATGCGAGCCGCCCTCACCCTCGCCGGCAAACCCACCTCCATGTACACCATCGCCACCGGCCGAGACCTCCAGGGCAACATCGTCCCCGGCGACCACGGCATCAACCCCGTCTTCTTCGAATCCGGCTGCGTAGTCCAACGCCTCCTCCTCGACACCGAACCCCTCACCGGCACCCCCGACTACTACATAGACGCCGCCACCAACACCAACACCGCCCCACCCGCCCCACCCAACGCCAAATGCGCCGCCTGACCACCCCGCACTAGAACTGGGCGAGCGCCCGCACCGCAGTCCCACCTCGCTCGTGACGAATTGGCTGGACGATCACGGAAATTCGTAGCGTGCGGCGGGGGAACCACGTGCCGGCCCCTGGGCGTTGTGATGATCATGCGATCCGCACTCGTACTCGGCATCGACCCCCACCTGGTTCCCGGCATGGATGGCGACGCGATACGCGCCGCCCTCGACGCGGAACTCGCCCGGTTCGCCGACCACGGTATCGAGGCCTCGATGACACTGGTGGGATTGAACGAATCGGCCGAGCCCGCATTGGTCGATGCCCTCCGTGAGCGTGCCTGGGATGTCGTCGTCATCGGCGGCGGCATCCGCAAGCCGGAGCCTCTGCTGACATTCTTCGAACTGGTGGTCAACCTTGTCCGGCAGCACGCCCCCGGCGCCGCAATCGCATTCAACACCACCGGCGGTGACAGCGTCGACGCGGCGCAACGGTGGCTGAGCTAGGCCTAATGACTGGAAGTGGCGGCGCGCCGGCGGTTTTCGGCCTCGAGGAG
This sequence is a window from Nocardia yunnanensis. Protein-coding genes within it:
- a CDS encoding alpha/beta hydrolase family protein; the protein is MGDRWRGFRAVGVLVGVLAATLITAPSGTATPADSVSMRPVSLTVDGETATGRVYEPDGGARGLIVAVHGHDGSAADFPEYLSSIVRATGAALITMDQRSESSVWRTGEWNVWAGWRDTVAATQWYRGDHPGGPTILWGWSQGGVTSGLAAAYAPPGTYDYWVDTFGHAGDVTAWLEANLAGKSLRPEIERDAGNCTPFTCPQAYIDRSPVLMANRIAVARAILLHGTADPLVPYSSSLEMRAALTLAGKPTSMYTIATGRDLQGNIVPGDHGINPVFFESGCVVQRLLLDTEPLTGTPDYYIDAATNTNTAPPAPPNAKCAA